One Clostridium novyi NT genomic window carries:
- the rnfB gene encoding RnfABCDGE type electron transport complex subunit B codes for MKEILFPVLSLGGLGLLFGLILGYASKKFAVAVDPKVPLIRECLPGANCGGCGFAGCDAYSEAVANGSAPPNCCPIGGAPVAAKIGSVLGIEVDSSEPKVAYVKCQGTCEKAKEKYNYYGLKDCREAMNVPGAGSKACSFGCLGYGSCVSACKFDAIEIVDGIAKVNKDNCVACGACVSTCPKNIIELVPKKQLVIVSCNSHDRGLDVKNICSTGCIGCGLCAKACPKEAITMENNLPVIDYSKCVNCGLCAMKCPTKAIQNFRKPVKKAAPVVKKEEPKKEETKSEEVKSEEN; via the coding sequence ATGAAAGAAATATTATTTCCTGTACTTAGCTTAGGTGGACTTGGACTTTTATTCGGTTTAATATTAGGTTATGCATCTAAAAAATTTGCAGTAGCTGTTGACCCAAAAGTTCCTCTAATTAGAGAATGTCTTCCAGGAGCAAATTGCGGTGGTTGTGGATTTGCTGGATGTGATGCTTATTCAGAAGCTGTTGCTAATGGATCAGCACCTCCAAATTGTTGTCCAATAGGGGGAGCCCCTGTTGCAGCTAAAATTGGATCAGTTTTAGGTATAGAAGTAGATTCTTCAGAACCTAAAGTAGCTTATGTTAAATGTCAAGGTACTTGCGAAAAAGCTAAAGAAAAGTACAATTATTATGGATTAAAAGACTGTAGAGAAGCTATGAACGTTCCAGGAGCTGGATCAAAAGCTTGTAGCTTTGGATGTCTTGGATACGGTAGCTGTGTTAGCGCATGTAAATTTGATGCTATTGAAATAGTTGATGGAATTGCAAAAGTTAACAAGGACAACTGTGTTGCTTGTGGAGCTTGTGTATCTACATGTCCTAAAAATATAATAGAATTAGTACCTAAGAAACAATTAGTAATAGTATCATGTAATTCTCATGATAGAGGATTAGATGTTAAAAATATTTGTTCTACAGGATGTATAGGATGTGGACTTTGTGCTAAAGCATGTCCAAAAGAAGCAATTACTATGGAAAATAACTTACCAGTAATTGACTATAGTAAGTGTGTAAATTGTGGATTATGCGCTATGAAATGTCCTACAAAAGCTATACAAAACTTCCGTAAACCAGTAAAAAAAGCAGCACCAGTAGTTAAGAAGGAAGAACCTAAGAAAGAAGAAACTAAATCTGAAGAAGTAAAATCAGAAGAAAACTAA